From the Acidilutibacter cellobiosedens genome, one window contains:
- a CDS encoding DUF4097 family beta strand repeat-containing protein → MSMKKIILIILGITLVSFGICFLSLNFSEGKRGHDFKGENIDVAPGIINVDADGVKVNVGLSGVHVTDDEGDNVVNVSPSGVNLKSGDEKLDLKSNSIDHEKFEDIKGIEKIDIGTSFVDINLIPEDRDNIRIHFNGKIKSGSGNIPSMTSEKSGSTLYIDVKNKGTDSYYSNYSNYSDLKLDIYIPKEYNGKFEMNTSSGDITGEKMNVKSINIATSSGDINLKNINSDTVTLETSSGDGNIKSVNADNIKFKSGSGDMTIEDMKGILNAATSSGEISVSYKELNGDIAVVSSSGDVKVYLPNNSKFNLNAVGASGEIECNFPLSVVSKEEHRLVGKTGEGNNNIDITTSSGDISIYPKEK, encoded by the coding sequence ATGAGTATGAAGAAAATAATTTTAATAATTTTGGGAATTACTCTTGTATCCTTTGGAATATGTTTTTTATCACTCAATTTTTCTGAAGGGAAGAGAGGTCATGATTTTAAAGGCGAGAATATAGATGTTGCTCCAGGCATAATCAATGTTGATGCAGATGGTGTAAAAGTAAACGTAGGTTTATCGGGAGTACATGTTACCGATGATGAAGGGGACAATGTTGTCAATGTAAGTCCTTCTGGAGTTAATTTAAAATCAGGAGATGAAAAGTTAGATTTGAAATCAAACAGTATAGATCATGAAAAGTTTGAAGATATAAAAGGAATTGAAAAGATAGATATTGGAACTTCCTTTGTTGATATAAACCTGATTCCGGAAGACAGAGATAATATAAGGATTCATTTCAACGGAAAGATAAAATCAGGTTCCGGAAATATCCCTTCCATGACATCTGAAAAATCGGGAAGTACCCTTTATATCGATGTAAAAAATAAGGGAACCGATTCTTACTATAGTAATTATAGCAATTATTCAGACTTAAAATTAGATATTTATATTCCAAAGGAATACAATGGGAAATTTGAGATGAATACTTCTTCTGGAGATATAACCGGAGAAAAGATGAATGTTAAGAGCATAAATATTGCTACGAGTTCCGGAGACATAAATTTAAAAAATATAAATTCGGATACTGTGACATTGGAAACATCTTCGGGAGACGGAAATATAAAAAGTGTCAATGCTGATAATATAAAATTTAAGTCAGGTTCGGGTGACATGACCATAGAAGATATGAAAGGGATTTTAAACGCGGCAACGAGTTCCGGGGAGATTTCCGTAAGCTATAAGGAACTGAATGGGGATATTGCCGTTGTCAGCAGCTCGGGGGATGTGAAGGTATACCTCCCAAATAATTCAAAATTCAACCTAAATGCCGTCGGAGCTTCCGGAGAAATAGAATGTAATTTTCCCTTATCTGTAGTAAGTAAAGAAGAACACAGATTAGTAGGAAAAACGGGAGAAGGCAATAATAACATAGATATAACAACGAGTTCCGGAGATATTTCCATATATCCTAAAGAAAAATAA